A genome region from Deinococcus sp. KNUC1210 includes the following:
- the eno gene encoding phosphopyruvate hydratase encodes MKIETIIAREVLDSRGNPTVEAEVTLESGYVGRAIVPSGASTGSHEALELRDGGTRYLGKGVLKAVENVNEIIAPALLGMDVSQQGVIDHAMLDLDGTPNKARLGGNAILSVSLASARAAAEELNLPLYRYLGGSNARTLPVPMMNVINGGAHADNSVDFQEFMVMPVGAPTFREALRYGAETFHALKKVLSGRGYNTNVGDEGGFAPDLGSNEEALEVLLEAIQKAGYEPGKDIMIALDPAVTELFKDGKYHLESEGRTLSSEEMVDFWADWSSRYPIISIEDGLAEDDWDGWKLLTDTIGDRVQLVGDNLFVTNPERLQRGIETGVGNAILVKVNQIGTLTESMDAIELAKRNRYGTIISHRSGESEDSFIADLAVATNAGQIKTGSASRSDRIAKYNQLLRIEDQLGSSAQFLGRKALNK; translated from the coding sequence ATGAAGATTGAAACCATCATCGCCCGTGAAGTGCTGGACAGCCGTGGCAATCCCACAGTCGAAGCTGAAGTGACGCTGGAGAGCGGATATGTGGGCCGTGCCATCGTGCCGAGCGGAGCCAGCACCGGTTCACACGAAGCGCTGGAGTTGCGCGACGGCGGCACGCGTTACCTGGGCAAAGGTGTTCTGAAGGCTGTCGAGAACGTCAATGAGATCATCGCTCCGGCGCTGCTGGGCATGGACGTGTCGCAGCAGGGCGTGATCGACCACGCCATGCTCGACCTGGACGGTACGCCCAACAAGGCGCGGCTGGGTGGCAACGCCATCCTGTCGGTGAGCCTGGCAAGCGCCCGTGCTGCCGCCGAGGAACTGAATCTGCCGCTGTACCGCTACCTGGGCGGCAGCAACGCCCGCACGCTGCCCGTTCCGATGATGAACGTCATCAACGGTGGAGCGCACGCCGACAACAGCGTGGACTTCCAGGAATTCATGGTGATGCCCGTTGGTGCGCCGACCTTCCGCGAGGCCCTGCGCTACGGAGCCGAGACTTTTCACGCGCTCAAGAAGGTGCTGAGCGGTCGCGGATACAACACCAACGTCGGGGACGAGGGCGGCTTCGCTCCCGATCTGGGCAGCAACGAGGAAGCGTTGGAAGTGCTGCTGGAGGCCATCCAGAAGGCCGGATACGAGCCGGGCAAGGACATCATGATCGCTCTTGACCCCGCCGTGACCGAACTCTTCAAGGACGGCAAGTACCACCTCGAATCGGAAGGCCGCACGCTTTCCAGCGAGGAAATGGTGGATTTCTGGGCCGACTGGAGCAGCCGCTACCCGATCATCTCTATCGAAGACGGTCTGGCCGAAGACGACTGGGACGGCTGGAAGCTGCTGACCGATACCATCGGCGACAGAGTGCAGCTGGTCGGCGACAACCTGTTCGTGACCAACCCCGAGCGTCTCCAGCGCGGCATCGAGACCGGTGTGGGCAACGCCATTCTGGTGAAGGTAAATCAGATCGGCACGCTCACCGAGAGCATGGACGCGATCGAACTCGCCAAGCGCAACCGCTACGGCACCATCATCAGCCACCGCAGCGGCGAGAGCGAAGACAGCTTCATCGCGGATCTGGCGGTCGCCACTAATGCCGGACAGATCAAGACCGGCAGCGCCAGCCGCAGCGACCGCATCGCCAAGTACAACCAACTGCTGCGAATCGAAGACCAACTGGGCAGCAGCGCTC
- the dnaN gene encoding DNA polymerase III subunit beta, which produces MRAHVSKKTLSEGLGMLERVIPSRSSNPLLTAIKVDAEGRGLTLSGTNLEIDLSCFVPAEISEGASFVVPAHLFAQIVRNLGGELVELELSGAELAVRASGSDFKLQTGDLSAYPELSFPGTADATLDAAELSRSLSSVRYAASNEAFQAVFRGLKVEQHASKARVVASDGFRLALREFSVVGEPRSLIVPARSADELVRVLRDGDARLSFAEGMLGVTTDRVRMNVKLLDGDFPDYERVIPKDIKLRVTLPAAALKEAVSRVAVLADKNANNRVEFLISEGTLRLAAEGDYGRAQDTLTVQQEGSEPAMSLGFNAKYVLDALGPIEGDAELLFSGSTSPAMFKGSADAGYLAVVVPLRV; this is translated from the coding sequence ATGCGAGCGCACGTCAGCAAGAAAACTCTGAGCGAAGGACTGGGAATGCTCGAACGCGTCATTCCGAGCAGATCGAGCAACCCTCTGCTTACCGCCATCAAGGTCGATGCCGAGGGACGTGGTCTCACACTCAGTGGCACGAACCTGGAAATCGATTTGAGCTGCTTTGTGCCTGCCGAGATCAGCGAGGGTGCATCCTTCGTGGTTCCGGCCCATCTGTTTGCCCAGATCGTGCGGAATCTGGGAGGCGAACTGGTCGAACTGGAACTGAGCGGCGCGGAACTGGCGGTCAGAGCCAGCGGCTCGGATTTCAAATTGCAGACGGGTGACCTGAGTGCGTACCCGGAACTGAGCTTCCCCGGCACCGCCGATGCCACGCTGGACGCCGCCGAACTGAGCCGCTCGCTGTCGAGCGTGCGTTACGCCGCTTCCAACGAGGCGTTTCAGGCGGTCTTTCGGGGGCTGAAGGTCGAACAGCACGCTTCGAAGGCCCGCGTGGTCGCCTCGGACGGGTTCCGTCTGGCTCTGCGCGAGTTCAGCGTGGTCGGAGAGCCGCGCAGCCTGATCGTCCCTGCCCGCAGCGCCGACGAACTGGTGCGCGTCCTGCGGGACGGCGACGCCCGCCTCAGCTTTGCGGAAGGCATGCTGGGTGTCACCACCGACCGGGTTCGCATGAACGTCAAGCTGCTCGACGGAGACTTCCCCGACTACGAGCGGGTCATTCCCAAAGACATCAAGCTGCGCGTCACCCTGCCGGCAGCGGCACTCAAGGAGGCGGTGTCGCGGGTGGCGGTGCTGGCCGACAAGAATGCCAACAACCGCGTCGAGTTTCTGATCTCGGAGGGAACGCTGCGTCTGGCTGCCGAAGGAGACTACGGCCGTGCTCAGGACACGCTGACCGTGCAGCAGGAAGGCAGTGAACCCGCCATGAGCCTGGGCTTCAACGCCAAATACGTGCTCGATGCGCTCGGCCCCATCGAAGGAGACGCCGAGCTTCTCTTCAGCGGCTCTACCAGCCCCGCCATGTTCAAGGGAAGTGCCGACGCGGGATATCTGGCGGTCGTGGTTCCGCTGCGCGTTTAA